A window of Strix aluco isolate bStrAlu1 chromosome 2, bStrAlu1.hap1, whole genome shotgun sequence contains these coding sequences:
- the LOC141920341 gene encoding neuronal acetylcholine receptor subunit alpha-10-like: protein METNVVLRSDGLIMWDSPAITKSSCKVDVSYFPFDGQRCRLTFGSWTYNGNQIDLHNRLDTADLTDFVENVEWEVLGMPATRNVITYGCCSEPYPDVTYTLLLRRHASFYIFNLLLPCIMVSFLALLSFYLPADSGEKVSLGVTVLLALTVFQLLVAESMPPLESVPLIGKYYIATMTMITASTALTIFIMSVHHCSPGARPVPPWARRLILHHMARLCCVYEVGESCKSPRRALGERADGGDAAGLGESPGEGEVGAEARGCPRDRCLCHHDGLLRNVGYIAGCFRRHRAAQCRTGEWKKVAKVMDRFFMWVFFLMVFLMSVLVLGQAA, encoded by the exons ATGGAGACCAACGTGGTGCTGCGCTCTGACGGGCTCATCATGTGGGACTCGCCTGCCATCACCAAGAGCTCCTGCAAGGTGGACGTCTCCTACTTCCCCTTTGacgggcagcgctgccgcctcACCTTTGGCTCCTGGACCTACAACGGGAACCAGATTGACCTCCACAACCGCCTGGACACCGCGGACCTGACGGATTTCGTGGAGAACGTGGAGTGGGAGGTGCTGGGCATGCCGGCCACGAGGAACGTCATCACCTACGGCTGCTGCTCCGAGCCCTACCCTGATGTCACCTACACCCTGCTCCTCCGCCGCCACGCCTCCTTCTACATCTTcaacctgctcctgccctgcatcATGGTCTCCTTCCTGGCGCTGCTCAGCTTCTACCTGCCAGCCGACTCGGGGGAGAAGGTCTCACTGGGGGTGACGGTGTTGCTGGCCCTCACCGTCTTCCAGCTGTTGGTGGCAGAGAGCATGCCGCCCTTGGAGAGCGTCCCGCTCATCG GGAAGTACTACATCGCCACCATGACCATGATCACGGCCTCAACTGCGTTGACAATCTTCATCATGAGCGTCCACCACTGCAGCCCGGGGGCCCGGCCCGTGCCCCCCTGGGCCAGGCGGCTCATCCTGCACCACATGGCCCGGCTCTGCTGTGTCTACGAGGTGGGCGAGAGCTGCAAGAGCCCCCGGCGGGCTCTGGGCGAGCGGGCAGACGGAGGGGacgctgcagggctgggggagagcCCTGGCGAGGGGGAAGTGGGTGCTGAGGCCAGAGGTTGTCCCCGGGACCGCTGCCTGTGCCACCACGATGGGCTGCTGAGGAACGTTGGCTACATTGCCGGCTGCTTCCGACGCCACCGAGCCGCCCAGTGCCGGACCGGCGAGTGGAAGAAGGTGGCCAAGGTGATGGACCGCTTCTTCATGTGGGTCTTCTTCCTCATGGTCTTCCTCATGAGCGTGCTGGTCCTGGGCCAAGCTGCCTGA